From a region of the Pseudanabaena sp. FACHB-2040 genome:
- a CDS encoding fatty acyl-AMP ligase: MTTCFTDTTNVDYRVLSFVELLSCRAHDQPNQTAYTFLQDGEAEAVDLTYRQLDEQARAIAATLQSLNATGSRALLIYPPGLEFIAAFFGCLYAGVVAVPAYPPRRNQSLSRLHAIAANAEPKLALTTATLLKDIEKRFTQELGLNQLHWVASDALASSLATAWQEPDLNRDTLAFLQYTSGSTGTPKGVMVSHGNLVHNSSLIHKSFADTPQSQGVSWLPPYHDMGLIGGVLQPLYVGAPTVLMSPMAFMQKPLRWLQAISRFKATTSGGPNFAYDLCIRKVTLKHLANLDLSSWEVAFTGAEPVRAETLRQFAEVFAPCGFREEAFHPCYGMAETTLMVTGKVKSASPVLHTVSSTALEQNQVVPTPKAQEGSRTLVGCGQTWLDLNVLIVDPQSLTLCPANQVGEIWVSGPSVAQGYWNREEQTQQTFDAYPVDAQPETLEQGPFLRTGDLGFLLDGELFITGRIKDLMIIRGQNHYPQDIELTVERSHSALRAGCGAAFTVENKGEERLVIVQEVERNYLRKLNVQEVVGNICRAITAQHSLQVYATVLVKTGSIPKTSSGKIQRHACRAEFLAGKLSVVEDWSEQPQGKAKFLTLQADVESLLQELTIGK, from the coding sequence ATGACTACTTGCTTTACTGATACGACTAATGTCGACTATAGAGTTTTGTCTTTCGTAGAGTTGCTCAGTTGTAGGGCGCACGACCAGCCCAACCAAACAGCCTATACCTTCTTGCAAGATGGGGAAGCGGAGGCCGTCGATCTAACTTACAGGCAGCTTGATGAACAGGCACGGGCAATTGCCGCTACGCTGCAGAGCTTAAACGCCACCGGATCTCGGGCTCTGCTGATTTATCCACCGGGGCTAGAGTTTATTGCCGCCTTTTTTGGCTGCTTGTATGCCGGGGTGGTGGCGGTGCCTGCCTATCCCCCTCGCCGGAACCAAAGCTTGTCTAGACTACATGCGATCGCAGCCAATGCAGAACCCAAACTAGCACTCACCACTGCTACCCTGCTCAAAGATATCGAAAAGCGATTTACTCAGGAACTGGGGCTCAATCAACTGCACTGGGTGGCCAGCGATGCCCTCGCCAGCAGCTTGGCTACAGCCTGGCAAGAACCAGACCTAAATCGCGATACGCTCGCCTTTTTGCAATACACCTCAGGTTCAACGGGAACGCCCAAAGGCGTAATGGTTAGCCACGGCAATCTCGTGCACAACTCCTCTCTAATCCACAAAAGTTTTGCCGATACGCCCCAAAGCCAGGGCGTGAGCTGGCTGCCGCCCTACCACGACATGGGATTGATTGGAGGCGTCTTGCAGCCCCTCTATGTCGGTGCGCCGACGGTGCTAATGTCTCCAATGGCGTTTATGCAAAAGCCGCTTCGCTGGCTGCAGGCTATCTCTCGCTTTAAGGCCACGACTAGCGGCGGCCCCAATTTCGCCTATGACCTCTGTATTCGTAAAGTCACCCTCAAACATTTGGCCAACCTCGACCTAAGTAGCTGGGAAGTTGCCTTTACCGGAGCCGAACCGGTTCGGGCAGAGACGCTAAGGCAGTTTGCAGAGGTGTTTGCCCCTTGCGGCTTCCGGGAGGAAGCCTTTCACCCCTGCTACGGCATGGCCGAAACCACGCTGATGGTCACAGGCAAAGTGAAGTCAGCATCTCCTGTCCTTCATACGGTGAGCAGCACCGCGCTGGAGCAAAACCAGGTGGTGCCAACCCCCAAGGCCCAAGAAGGATCTCGAACGCTGGTGGGCTGCGGTCAAACTTGGCTTGATTTAAATGTCTTAATCGTTGACCCTCAATCTCTAACGCTCTGTCCAGCCAACCAGGTAGGAGAAATCTGGGTATCAGGCCCAAGTGTGGCGCAGGGCTACTGGAATCGAGAGGAGCAAACGCAACAGACGTTTGATGCTTATCCGGTGGATGCACAGCCAGAGACATTAGAGCAGGGCCCCTTTTTACGAACAGGAGATTTAGGGTTTCTCTTAGATGGAGAACTGTTTATTACAGGGCGCATCAAGGATCTGATGATTATTCGAGGGCAAAATCACTACCCTCAAGATATTGAGTTGACCGTTGAAAGGAGCCATTCGGCACTGCGGGCCGGTTGCGGAGCAGCCTTTACGGTAGAAAACAAAGGCGAAGAGCGGCTGGTCATTGTTCAAGAGGTAGAGCGAAACTACCTCCGTAAGCTGAATGTGCAAGAAGTTGTCGGCAATATCTGTCGAGCCATCACTGCTCAGCACTCGCTACAGGTGTATGCGACTGTGCTAGTCAAAACTGGCAGTATTCCGAAAACATCGAGCGGCAAAATTCAGCGCCACGCCTGCCGAGCAGAGTTTTTAGCGGGAAAGTTGAGCGTAGTAGAGGATTGGAGTGAGCAGCCCCAAGGCAAAGCCAAGTTCTTGACTCTACAGGCCGATGTTGAGTCTTTGCTGCAGGAACTGACAATAGGAAAGTAG